In Comamonadaceae bacterium OTU4NAUVB1, one DNA window encodes the following:
- a CDS encoding DUF3237 domain-containing protein, whose amino-acid sequence MNDRADPDAFSLPAPALVPMTRIVCEVGALTSLGASPRGERRYVPLGGGTVRGAELNGRLVEGGVDWQLNRADGVLEIEAHYVLRLDDGALVEVRSSGLRHGPAEVMARLGRGEAVAGDAYFFRTLIRFTTGAARWAHLNATMAIARGTREASRVLLDVYRLT is encoded by the coding sequence ATGAACGACCGAGCCGATCCCGACGCCTTCTCCCTTCCCGCGCCCGCGCTGGTGCCCATGACACGCATCGTCTGCGAGGTCGGCGCGCTGACGAGCCTGGGCGCGTCGCCGCGCGGCGAGCGCCGCTACGTGCCCCTGGGCGGGGGCACCGTGCGCGGGGCCGAGCTCAACGGCCGCCTGGTCGAGGGCGGCGTCGACTGGCAGCTCAACCGGGCCGACGGCGTGCTGGAGATCGAGGCCCACTACGTGCTGCGGCTGGACGACGGCGCGCTGGTGGAGGTCCGCAGCAGCGGCCTGCGCCACGGTCCGGCCGAGGTGATGGCGCGGCTCGGGCGCGGCGAGGCGGTCGCCGGCGACGCCTATTTCTTCCGCACGCTGATCCGCTTCACCACCGGCGCGGCGCGCTGGGCGCACCTCAACGCGACCATGGCCATCGCCCGGGGCACGCGCGAGGCGAGCCGCGTGCTGCTCGACGTCTACCGCCTGACCTGA
- a CDS encoding HAMP domain-containing histidine kinase, whose protein sequence is MRFRLPSTRQSFGLLRLQHRFTSDSGLQPIEPLSPDDRAACTAGPAAPADDPVLGPLLAPMPAMAPPAPALDERARSIQTGLLTIFLRGSRFRQNVGGTLMVIFVVCCWGYASTPGLLLWLIAGLSVLALRQRAEARYLRSGAFEDGEAPVAFVRTMRPIYGLHGAIWGVSLVFSFDRIPVYNQLGCWLVLACAASAPLTSVALVPRLQHAYTNTLFSIVVGVILVMTATRESSTDVPHYLLLGISVFYWWLLGHYGLGIHQNQTEQFGLQYDVQQKAREARAAVETKDRFLAAAAHDMRQPVMALSLYAEHLLAYPEMQPELAPKIAAASLAVKHMFESLFDLANLDSGQVILQVEKVRTAEVLDSLGVQFGPLAAAKGIELRVRGVAAVIRSDSVRLQRMIGNVLGNAIKYSPPGRRILLVARPHGDGVRVQVWDQGLGIPAGDIDRIFQEFYRVDRADAPTVDGMGLGLSIVARLSKVLNARIHVRSTVGRGTCFTIDLGDVDDGDASLHTTTLDVG, encoded by the coding sequence GTGCGCTTCCGCCTTCCATCGACCCGCCAGTCCTTCGGACTCCTCCGACTGCAGCACCGGTTCACATCGGACTCGGGACTGCAGCCGATCGAGCCGCTGTCGCCGGACGACCGGGCGGCGTGCACCGCCGGGCCCGCGGCGCCGGCCGACGATCCGGTCCTGGGGCCGCTCCTGGCGCCGATGCCGGCCATGGCGCCACCCGCCCCTGCGCTCGACGAGCGCGCCCGTTCGATCCAGACCGGTCTGCTGACCATCTTCCTGCGCGGCAGCCGCTTCCGCCAGAACGTCGGCGGCACCCTGATGGTGATCTTCGTGGTCTGCTGCTGGGGGTACGCGAGCACGCCCGGGCTGCTGCTGTGGCTGATCGCCGGGCTGTCGGTGCTGGCGCTGCGCCAGCGCGCGGAAGCGCGCTACCTGCGCAGCGGCGCGTTCGAGGACGGGGAGGCCCCGGTGGCGTTCGTGCGAACGATGCGCCCGATCTACGGCCTGCACGGGGCGATCTGGGGGGTCTCGCTGGTCTTCAGTTTCGACCGCATCCCGGTCTACAACCAGCTCGGCTGCTGGCTGGTGCTGGCCTGCGCCGCCTCCGCGCCGCTCACCAGCGTGGCCCTGGTGCCACGGCTGCAGCACGCCTACACGAACACGCTGTTCTCGATCGTCGTGGGCGTGATCCTGGTCATGACGGCCACGCGCGAGTCCAGCACCGACGTGCCCCACTACCTGCTGCTGGGCATCTCGGTGTTCTATTGGTGGCTGCTGGGCCACTACGGGCTGGGCATCCACCAGAACCAGACCGAGCAGTTCGGACTGCAGTACGACGTCCAGCAGAAGGCGCGGGAAGCCCGCGCGGCGGTCGAGACCAAGGACCGCTTCCTCGCCGCCGCGGCGCACGACATGCGCCAGCCGGTCATGGCCCTGTCGCTCTACGCCGAGCACCTGCTGGCCTACCCGGAGATGCAGCCGGAACTGGCCCCCAAGATCGCGGCCGCCAGCCTGGCGGTCAAGCACATGTTCGAGTCCCTGTTCGACCTGGCCAACCTCGACAGCGGCCAGGTGATCCTGCAGGTGGAGAAGGTGCGCACCGCCGAGGTGCTCGACAGCCTGGGTGTCCAGTTCGGCCCGCTGGCCGCCGCCAAGGGGATCGAACTGCGCGTGCGCGGCGTCGCCGCCGTCATCCGCAGCGACTCGGTGCGGCTGCAGCGCATGATCGGCAACGTGCTGGGCAACGCCATCAAGTACAGCCCGCCCGGACGCCGCATCCTGCTGGTCGCGCGTCCCCACGGCGACGGCGTGCGCGTGCAGGTCTGGGACCAGGGACTGGGCATTCCGGCCGGGGACATCGACCGGATCTTCCAGGAGTTCTACCGGGTCGACCGCGCCGACGCGCCAACGGTCGACGGCATGGGGCTGGGCCTGTCGATCGTCGCGCGCCTGTCAAAGGTGCTCAACGCCCGCATCCACGTGCGCTCGACCGTGGGGCGGGGCACCTGCTTCACGATCGACCTCGGCGACGTCGACGACGGCGACGCGTCCCTGCACACCACCACGCTCGACGTCGGCTGA
- a CDS encoding LuxR C-terminal-related transcriptional regulator, which translates to MNSWGLEHADRTGTHAAMADVVDAIGRERFATRALASLSPVLGIGSWSVYRLWRDRPPVMHLSASHGVADTTGECFSIYRDRQLYLRDSSFEAVRRDGVAGRAVMLQMRADEAPNVEHRDAIYRRHGMVERVSVARAEPDGSLLAVNAYRHDAARGADGSLAGRFGDIAATLIAAVARHVEWTQPPVPPPGPREALRARCPALTDRELDVLERLLRGITYDGIAADMGLGVCTVKTYRARAFDRLGIHFKSELFALFVAAPAGRRVAATAVGLNARGCR; encoded by the coding sequence ATGAATTCCTGGGGCCTGGAGCACGCCGACCGCACCGGCACGCACGCGGCGATGGCCGACGTCGTCGACGCCATCGGGCGGGAGCGCTTCGCCACCCGCGCGCTCGCCAGCCTGTCGCCCGTGCTGGGCATCGGCTCGTGGTCGGTGTACCGGCTGTGGCGCGACCGCCCGCCGGTGATGCACCTGTCGGCCAGCCACGGCGTGGCCGACACCACCGGCGAATGCTTCTCCATCTACCGCGACCGGCAGCTCTACCTGCGCGATTCGAGCTTCGAGGCGGTGCGGCGCGACGGCGTCGCCGGACGCGCGGTGATGCTGCAGATGCGCGCCGACGAAGCGCCCAACGTCGAGCATCGCGACGCCATCTACCGCCGCCACGGCATGGTCGAGCGCGTCTCGGTCGCGCGCGCCGAGCCCGACGGCTCGCTGCTGGCGGTCAACGCCTACCGCCACGACGCGGCGCGCGGCGCCGACGGCTCGCTGGCCGGGCGCTTCGGCGACATCGCCGCGACGCTCATCGCGGCCGTGGCGCGGCACGTCGAATGGACGCAGCCGCCGGTGCCGCCACCGGGGCCGCGCGAGGCCTTGCGCGCGCGCTGCCCGGCGCTGACCGACCGCGAACTCGACGTGCTCGAACGGCTGCTGCGCGGCATCACCTACGACGGCATCGCCGCCGACATGGGCCTGGGCGTGTGCACCGTGAAGACCTACCGCGCCCGTGCCTTCGACCGGCTGGGCATCCATTTCAAGAGCGAGCTGTTCGCGCTGTTCGTGGCGGCGCCGGCCGGCCGGCGCGTCGCGGCGACGGCGGTCGGTCTGAACGCGCGAGGGTGCCGATGA
- a CDS encoding tripartite tricarboxylate transporter substrate binding protein encodes MKRFFPGRAPAMPAAPTSRRRWLGAAVAASAVAALPARGQTRQATVRLVVPFAPGGGNDAFARQMADGLDRTFGRAVVVENRPGAGGNLGTEAVLRAAPDGGTWLLGHTGTVSINPVLYKDLKFNAATDLQPVAMFASSALLLVVPATSPIQDVGQLAQALRRSGGGLNYASSGAGTGGHLTGEMFIHMLGVRATHVPYKGTAPSLTDLAGGQVDFSFSVIPAALALVRAGKLRALAVTSADRLALLPDVPTVAASRIAPLAGFESSLTYGILAPKGVPAAEIDRFGAQILQVAATPAFQSKLGIEGAEPMLGDAAAYAQRIRRESEKWGAVVRSSGATV; translated from the coding sequence ATGAAACGTTTCTTTCCAGGGCGCGCCCCGGCCATGCCGGCCGCGCCGACGTCCCGGCGCCGCTGGCTGGGTGCCGCCGTGGCGGCCTCGGCGGTCGCCGCGCTGCCCGCCCGGGGCCAGACACGCCAGGCGACGGTCCGCCTCGTCGTGCCGTTCGCCCCCGGCGGCGGCAACGACGCCTTCGCGCGCCAGATGGCCGACGGCCTCGACCGGACCTTCGGCCGGGCCGTCGTGGTGGAGAACCGGCCCGGGGCCGGCGGCAACCTGGGCACCGAGGCCGTCCTGCGGGCGGCGCCCGACGGCGGCACGTGGCTGCTGGGCCACACCGGCACGGTGTCGATCAATCCGGTGCTCTACAAGGACCTGAAGTTCAACGCCGCGACGGACCTGCAGCCGGTCGCGATGTTCGCTTCGTCCGCCCTGCTGCTGGTGGTGCCGGCGACCTCGCCGATCCAGGACGTCGGCCAGCTCGCGCAGGCGCTGCGCCGGTCCGGCGGCGGGTTGAACTACGCCTCCAGCGGCGCCGGCACGGGCGGCCACCTGACGGGCGAGATGTTCATCCACATGCTGGGAGTCAGGGCGACGCACGTGCCGTACAAGGGCACGGCGCCGTCGCTCACCGACCTGGCCGGCGGGCAGGTGGACTTCAGCTTCAGCGTGATCCCGGCCGCGCTGGCGCTGGTCAGGGCGGGCAAGCTGCGGGCGCTGGCCGTGACCAGCGCGGATCGCCTCGCGCTGCTGCCCGACGTCCCGACGGTGGCCGCGTCGCGCATCGCGCCGCTGGCCGGCTTCGAGAGTTCGCTGACCTACGGCATCCTGGCGCCCAAGGGGGTCCCGGCGGCCGAGATCGACAGGTTCGGCGCGCAGATCCTCCAGGTGGCCGCGACGCCCGCGTTCCAGTCGAAACTGGGCATCGAGGGCGCCGAACCGATGCTGGGCGACGCGGCCGCCTACGCGCAGCGGATCCGGCGGGAAAGCGAGAAATGGGGCGCCGTGGTGCGCAGTTCCGGCGCGACGGTCTGA
- a CDS encoding alpha/beta hydrolase: MPFTSHRPSSAFVALCLVAASASLLAQPAPLAPRDVPAKTIPVPDTVSPAMRQIIAQPLRAGWNTPPTTAEGWKQLAESTRVNALPNVQAMRERLKVRVEPGTMAGVKVYTVTPERILPQNRDRVLVQIHGGCYVLNPAEAALPEAMLIAAIGGYRVIAVDYRMPPEAYFPAALDDSMAVYRAVIARTDPRRVGLIGTSAGGALVLEMGLRAKQMGIALPGAIASGTPMSDSTKTGDTFQTNAMLDNVLVSTEGFCDAAAAFYANGHDLKDPLISPIYGDMSGFPPTILTSGTRDLLLSNTVRVHRKLRNLGIDSFLQVYEGQSHAQYGRDDRIPEVREAFSEIGTFMNAHLKQ; encoded by the coding sequence ATGCCATTCACATCCCATCGCCCGAGCAGCGCGTTCGTCGCCCTCTGCCTCGTGGCCGCCAGCGCTTCCCTCCTGGCCCAGCCCGCCCCGCTCGCGCCACGGGACGTGCCCGCGAAGACGATTCCCGTGCCGGACACCGTGAGTCCGGCCATGCGGCAGATCATCGCGCAGCCCCTGCGCGCGGGCTGGAACACGCCACCGACGACGGCGGAGGGCTGGAAGCAACTGGCGGAGAGCACGCGGGTGAACGCCCTGCCCAACGTCCAGGCCATGCGCGAGCGGCTGAAGGTGCGTGTCGAGCCCGGCACGATGGCCGGCGTGAAGGTCTACACGGTCACGCCGGAGCGGATCCTGCCGCAGAACCGCGATCGCGTTCTGGTGCAGATCCACGGCGGCTGCTACGTGCTGAACCCGGCGGAGGCGGCGCTGCCGGAGGCGATGCTGATCGCCGCCATCGGCGGCTACCGCGTCATCGCGGTCGACTACCGCATGCCGCCCGAGGCCTATTTTCCGGCCGCGCTCGACGATTCGATGGCCGTGTACAGGGCGGTGATCGCCAGGACCGATCCCAGGCGCGTGGGCCTCATCGGCACGTCGGCAGGCGGCGCACTGGTGCTCGAAATGGGCCTGCGCGCGAAACAGATGGGCATCGCCCTGCCGGGCGCGATCGCCTCCGGCACGCCCATGTCGGACAGCACCAAGACGGGCGACACCTTCCAGACCAATGCCATGCTCGACAACGTGCTGGTGTCGACCGAAGGCTTCTGCGACGCGGCCGCCGCCTTCTACGCCAACGGCCACGACCTGAAGGACCCGCTGATCTCGCCGATCTACGGCGACATGAGCGGCTTCCCGCCGACGATCCTCACTTCCGGAACGCGCGACCTGCTGCTGAGCAACACGGTGCGCGTGCACCGCAAGTTGCGCAACCTCGGCATCGATTCGTTCCTGCAGGTCTACGAAGGCCAATCGCACGCGCAGTACGGACGCGACGACCGCATTCCCGAGGTCCGCGAAGCGTTCAGCGAGATCGGGACGTTCATGAATGCGCATTTGAAGCAGTGA
- a CDS encoding flavin-dependent oxidoreductase, producing the protein MKVLIAGAGIAGLVLALKLQRMGVEVEVFETSREIRPLGVGINLLPHAVAVLESIGLRDAVAERAIETSSLRYFNKFGQPVWSEPRGLAAGYPVPQFSVHRGEFQVLLYQTAVARLGAGAIRLGHAFAGFTQDAGGVTATLRREDGSTVEARGDVLVGADGIHSAVRKALYPDDAPTRFAGRMLWRGVTETTPFLDGRTMFMAGHQDQKFVCYPISEPLRRAGRSRINWIAELRVPGDTPPRTDWNKKVDKSVFSGAFTDWRWDWIDIPAVIEGAEAVYEFPLVDRDTLPRWTFGRVTLMGDAAHAMYPIGSNGSAQAIVDAAYFAECLGLLREKRLSSIEHALLEYEADRLPKTTGIVLRNRLNGPEQVMQVAEERAPEGFAGQVQEVIPQAELEEIAARYKRVAGFDVERLRTV; encoded by the coding sequence ATGAAGGTATTGATCGCGGGAGCCGGCATCGCCGGACTGGTGCTGGCACTGAAGCTGCAGCGCATGGGGGTCGAGGTCGAGGTGTTCGAGACCTCGCGCGAGATCCGCCCGCTGGGCGTGGGCATCAACCTGCTGCCCCACGCGGTGGCGGTGCTCGAATCGATCGGGCTGCGCGACGCGGTGGCCGAGCGCGCCATCGAGACCTCGTCGCTCCGGTATTTCAACAAGTTCGGCCAGCCGGTGTGGAGCGAGCCGCGCGGGCTGGCCGCGGGCTACCCGGTGCCGCAGTTCTCGGTGCACCGGGGCGAGTTCCAGGTGCTGCTCTACCAGACCGCCGTGGCGCGCCTGGGCGCCGGCGCGATCCGGCTGGGCCATGCCTTCGCCGGCTTCACGCAGGACGCCGGCGGCGTGACCGCCACCCTGCGCCGCGAGGACGGCAGCACGGTCGAGGCGCGCGGCGACGTGCTGGTGGGCGCCGACGGCATCCACTCGGCGGTGCGCAAGGCGCTCTATCCGGACGACGCGCCCACGCGCTTCGCCGGCCGCATGCTCTGGCGCGGCGTGACCGAGACCACGCCCTTCCTCGACGGCCGCACCATGTTCATGGCCGGCCACCAGGACCAGAAGTTCGTCTGCTACCCGATCTCCGAGCCCCTGCGTCGCGCGGGCCGCTCGCGCATCAACTGGATCGCCGAGCTGCGCGTGCCGGGCGACACCCCGCCGCGCACCGACTGGAACAAGAAGGTCGACAAGTCCGTCTTCTCCGGTGCCTTCACCGACTGGCGGTGGGACTGGATCGACATCCCGGCGGTGATCGAAGGCGCCGAGGCGGTCTACGAATTCCCGCTGGTGGACCGCGACACCCTCCCCCGCTGGACCTTCGGCCGCGTCACGCTGATGGGCGACGCCGCCCACGCGATGTACCCGATCGGCTCCAACGGCAGCGCGCAGGCCATCGTCGACGCGGCCTATTTCGCGGAATGCCTGGGCCTGCTGCGCGAGAAGCGACTGAGTTCCATCGAACACGCCTTGCTGGAGTACGAGGCCGACCGGCTGCCGAAGACCACCGGCATCGTGCTGCGCAACCGCCTGAACGGGCCGGAGCAGGTGATGCAGGTGGCGGAGGAGCGGGCGCCGGAGGGCTTCGCCGGCCAAGTCCAGGAGGTCATCCCGCAGGCGGAGCTGGAGGAGATCGCGGCGCGCTACAAGCGGGTGGCGGGCTTCGACGTGGAGCGGTTGCGCACGGTCTGA
- a CDS encoding DUF3750 domain-containing protein yields the protein MADAPSPPPVRQRASRRARWSIRFLGLVALLLLGPAGVLIFGDLDLSTPWHLTRQERTGQAPDPGLERGAVVQVYGARIVRWRGAFGIHPWIAVKRAGAPRYTTYHIVGWRARRGGDAMVTSDVEAPDMLWYGAYPQLLADHRGARAEAMIGQIEAAVAAYPWRESYRLWPGPNSNTFVAWVARQVPALRLDLPPTAIGKDYLGATTFVDHAPSGTGWQLSALGLAGVTVARDEGVEFNLLGLGFGLDVDDRALRWPGFGRLP from the coding sequence ATGGCCGACGCACCGTCACCGCCTCCGGTTCGCCAGCGCGCGTCGCGCCGGGCGCGCTGGTCGATCCGGTTCCTGGGCCTGGTCGCGCTGCTGCTGCTGGGCCCGGCCGGCGTGCTGATCTTCGGCGACCTGGACCTGAGCACGCCCTGGCACCTGACGCGTCAGGAGCGCACCGGACAGGCACCCGATCCGGGGCTCGAGCGCGGCGCGGTGGTGCAGGTCTACGGCGCGCGGATCGTGCGCTGGCGCGGGGCCTTCGGCATCCATCCCTGGATCGCCGTCAAGCGCGCCGGCGCCCCGCGCTACACCACCTATCACATCGTCGGCTGGCGGGCCCGCCGCGGCGGCGACGCCATGGTCACCAGCGACGTGGAAGCCCCCGACATGCTCTGGTACGGCGCCTATCCGCAGCTGCTGGCCGACCACCGGGGGGCGCGGGCGGAAGCCATGATCGGGCAGATCGAGGCGGCCGTGGCGGCCTATCCCTGGCGCGAGTCCTACCGCCTCTGGCCCGGCCCGAACAGCAACACCTTCGTGGCCTGGGTCGCGCGGCAGGTGCCCGCGCTGCGGCTGGACCTGCCGCCCACGGCGATCGGCAAGGACTACCTGGGCGCGACCACCTTCGTCGACCACGCGCCCAGCGGCACCGGTTGGCAGCTGTCGGCGTTGGGGCTGGCCGGCGTGACGGTGGCGCGCGACGAGGGTGTGGAATTCAACCTGCTGGGACTCGGTTTCGGCCTCGACGTCGACGACCGGGCCCTGCGATGGCCGGGATTCGGCCGGCTGCCGTGA
- a CDS encoding tripartite tricarboxylate transporter substrate binding protein yields MLRRHLLALTLASATAAALPVAALAQAAPYPDRQVRLIVGFPAGTGPDVVARTVGQKLGELLRQPVVVDNRAGAGGQIGAQAVAKAAPDGHTLLLGEVGSISIAPASYTKLSYDPARELVAVSELVRSDFILVVPPDSPYRSVKELVAGARAKGERVNFGTFGAGTPGHFGAEVFAAEAGLKIEPVHYRATGDAITALVAGDVQAAFVTTALAAPQIKGGKLRALATTGAARSALLPEVATMAEAGFPKVDFSAWFALMAPAGTPTATLDALGQAAVATLQAPEVRRVLQEAGFTLAGTGRADSERMVRSEATRWAGVVKATGFKAD; encoded by the coding sequence ATGCTGCGCCGACACCTGCTCGCCCTCACCCTCGCCTCGGCCACGGCCGCCGCCCTGCCCGTGGCGGCGCTCGCCCAGGCGGCGCCCTACCCGGACCGCCAGGTGCGCCTGATCGTCGGCTTCCCGGCCGGCACCGGACCCGACGTCGTCGCCCGCACCGTCGGGCAGAAGCTCGGCGAACTGCTCAGGCAGCCGGTGGTGGTGGACAACCGCGCCGGCGCCGGCGGGCAGATCGGCGCGCAGGCGGTGGCCAAGGCCGCGCCGGACGGCCACACGCTGCTGCTGGGCGAGGTGGGATCGATCAGCATCGCCCCGGCCTCGTACACCAAGCTCTCCTACGACCCGGCGCGCGAGCTGGTCGCGGTGTCGGAGCTGGTGCGCTCGGACTTCATCCTGGTGGTGCCGCCCGACTCGCCCTACCGCAGCGTGAAGGAACTCGTCGCCGGCGCCCGGGCCAAGGGCGAGCGCGTGAACTTCGGCACCTTCGGCGCCGGCACGCCGGGGCACTTCGGCGCCGAGGTGTTCGCCGCCGAGGCCGGCCTGAAGATCGAGCCGGTGCACTACCGCGCCACCGGCGACGCCATCACCGCGCTGGTGGCCGGGGACGTGCAGGCCGCCTTCGTGACCACCGCGCTGGCGGCGCCGCAGATCAAGGGGGGCAAGCTGCGCGCCCTGGCGACCACCGGGGCGGCGCGCTCGGCACTGCTGCCGGAGGTGGCGACCATGGCCGAAGCCGGTTTCCCCAAGGTCGACTTCTCCGCCTGGTTCGCGCTGATGGCGCCGGCCGGCACGCCCACGGCCACGCTCGACGCGCTGGGTCAGGCGGCGGTCGCGACCCTGCAGGCACCGGAGGTGCGGCGCGTGCTGCAGGAAGCCGGCTTCACCCTGGCCGGCACGGGCCGCGCCGACAGCGAGCGGATGGTGAGGAGCGAGGCCACGCGCTGGGCGGGCGTGGTGAAGGCGACCGGCTTCAAGGCCGATTGA
- a CDS encoding tannase/feruloyl esterase family alpha/beta hydrolase: protein MTFPTIRSSAAALAAAALCACGGGGDDAPRPAPLPTTSSLVGECEALAGARLPETTLTGVAVAQGTVVNGVTLPAHCVVQGRMNPRTGVDGKAYHTGFELRLPRTWNGRFAFQGGGGNDGVVRLAIGALAGNDASSAALQTSALAKGYAVVTTDAGHQVTDASFGLDPQARIDHAYAAYDRVTLAAKALIGQAYGRGPDRSYFVGCSGGGRQALLFPQRFPAYFDGVAANAPAIKVAKEASVASTWSVLTYDAVAPTDPASGRRILSRALSSQDLALVSDAVVRQCDAQDGLADGIVGVNPSACSFDPAVLQCTGAKTDACLSAAQVGALKRDFAGPKDSTGRSLYASWPWDSGIKGADWRNWRLGTSTTPTPNARNHTLIATDAMLKEFFTPPAPAFDVYTFNFDTDPARMDAYAAIYNTTSTDVGAFRERGGKMLIVHGTSDPIFSANDSIDYVRKLSDANGGDAATRDFARLFLVPGMNHCSASGGPSTDVYDALTPLADWVERGIAPDRIVARAAATAPWPGRTRPLCPYPQVATYAGGNVEDAASFACR from the coding sequence ATGACCTTCCCGACGATCCGATCCTCCGCCGCGGCGCTGGCCGCCGCGGCGCTGTGCGCCTGCGGCGGCGGTGGCGACGACGCGCCCCGCCCGGCGCCGCTGCCCACCACCTCCAGCCTGGTGGGCGAGTGCGAGGCCCTCGCCGGCGCGCGCCTGCCCGAGACCACGCTGACCGGCGTCGCGGTGGCGCAGGGCACGGTCGTCAACGGCGTCACGCTGCCGGCGCACTGCGTCGTCCAGGGCCGCATGAACCCGCGCACCGGCGTCGACGGCAAGGCCTACCACACCGGTTTCGAACTGCGGCTGCCCAGGACCTGGAACGGGCGCTTCGCCTTCCAGGGCGGCGGCGGCAACGACGGCGTGGTGCGCCTGGCGATCGGCGCGCTGGCGGGCAACGACGCCTCGTCGGCGGCGCTGCAGACCAGCGCGCTCGCCAAGGGCTACGCCGTCGTCACCACCGATGCCGGCCACCAGGTGACCGACGCCAGCTTCGGGCTCGACCCGCAGGCGCGCATCGACCATGCCTACGCCGCCTACGACCGCGTGACGCTGGCGGCCAAGGCCCTCATCGGCCAGGCCTACGGTCGCGGCCCGGACCGCTCCTATTTCGTCGGCTGCTCGGGCGGCGGCCGGCAGGCCCTGCTGTTCCCGCAGCGCTTTCCGGCCTACTTCGACGGCGTGGCGGCCAACGCGCCGGCCATCAAGGTCGCCAAGGAAGCCTCGGTCGCGTCGACGTGGAGCGTGCTCACGTACGACGCCGTCGCGCCCACCGACCCCGCCAGCGGCCGGCGCATCCTGAGCCGTGCTTTGTCCTCCCAGGACCTGGCGCTGGTCTCGGACGCCGTCGTCAGGCAGTGCGACGCGCAGGACGGCCTGGCCGACGGCATCGTCGGCGTCAACCCGTCGGCCTGCAGCTTCGACCCCGCCGTGCTGCAGTGCACCGGCGCGAAGACGGACGCCTGCCTGTCGGCCGCGCAGGTCGGCGCGCTGAAGCGGGACTTCGCCGGTCCCAAGGACTCGACCGGACGTTCGCTCTACGCGAGCTGGCCGTGGGACAGCGGCATCAAGGGCGCCGACTGGCGCAACTGGCGCCTGGGCACGTCCACCACGCCCACGCCCAACGCGCGCAACCACACGCTCATCGCCACCGACGCGATGCTCAAGGAGTTCTTCACCCCGCCCGCGCCGGCCTTCGACGTCTACACCTTCAACTTCGACACCGATCCCGCGCGCATGGACGCCTACGCGGCGATCTACAACACCACCTCGACCGACGTCGGCGCGTTCCGCGAGCGCGGCGGCAAGATGCTGATCGTCCACGGCACCAGCGATCCGATCTTCTCGGCCAACGACTCGATCGACTACGTGCGCAAGCTCTCCGACGCCAACGGCGGCGACGCGGCGACGCGCGACTTCGCGCGGCTGTTCCTGGTGCCCGGCATGAACCACTGCTCGGCCTCGGGCGGTCCCTCGACCGACGTCTACGACGCGCTGACACCGCTGGCCGACTGGGTCGAACGCGGCATCGCGCCCGACCGCATCGTCGCCAGGGCCGCCGCCACGGCACCCTGGCCCGGCCGCACGCGGCCGCTGTGCCCCTACCCCCAGGTCGCGACCTATGCCGGCGGCAATGTGGAGGACGCCGCGAGCTTCGCCTGTCGCTGA